The genomic region TACGCTGCTGCTGGGTTCATGGTTTTTGTTCAAAGGCAGCAAACAAGGCAGTGCTTGGCGCATTCTGGTTTCCTTTGGGTTCATAGGCTTAGCCTTTAATATGAAGATGCTTCAAGCCTACATGATTCTCCCGGCGTTTTACTTGTTTTATCTGCTTGCATTTCAGGCGAAGTGGAGAAGGAAGATCATCCTGCTGATTTGCAGCACAGCGGTTCTGGCAGTGGTTTCCTTATCCTGGGCGGTTACTGTGGATTCTATACCCGAAGACGAGCGGCCTTATATCGGCAGCAGTGAAACAAACTCGGTCATGGAACTGGCATTTGGATACAATGGCCTGTCCCGTCTAACGGGTCAGCAGAACACAGCAGGTAACGCGGGGATGCCGAACGCTGCTGGGCAGGGCAATAATCGTGGCAATCGAGGGGATTCGACTTCTGCTCCTAATCAGATGGGGAGTGGTGCCCCTGGCACGGGGCAAGATGTCAATGCACCGGATAACGATAATATGAATGGTTCGAACGGCATGAATGCCATGGGCGGTATGAATGGGCCGAATGCCAATTTCCCAAACGGTCAGATGCCGAATGATATGGAAATGCCAAAAGGAAGAAATTTCGGCGGTAATGGTGGCGGAGGCATGGGAGGCATGTTTGGTACGGGGGAGAAAGGTCCTCTGCGTCTGTTCCAGACTGAACTGTCAGGTCAAGCCAGCTGGCTTCTGCCAGTTGTATTGCTTGGATGCATTGCCATATTTGCAGGATTAAGACGGAGAAATATTACGAACAAGCACAAGGAGGCTTTGTTCTGGCTGGCCTGGTTGATTCCCGTTGCTGCCTTTTTCAGTGTGGCAGGTTTCTTCCATCAATATTATCTGATTATGCTTGCACCTCCAATTGCGGCGCTAACTGGCGCAGGATATGTAGCCATGTGGAAGTTATATCGTGAACGAATGGGCTGGCAGGCGTGGTTGCTTCCGGTATCCGTGCTGCTGACGACCTTGTTCGGCTGGTATATCATGCAGGTGTATAACGATACGATTGGTGCAGGCTGGTCCATTAGTGAATTGATCGCAGGTATTCTGGTCACGGTCATCCTGGTCGTTATGCTACA from Paenibacillus sp. FSL R5-0341 harbors:
- a CDS encoding glycosyltransferase family 39 protein, giving the protein MDLVLLPIVLLAAFLNGYGIWNDQYANSYYTTAVGSMLSNFHNFFYASLDSAGSVTVDKPPVVFWIQTAFAYVFGLHGWSVILPQVLAGIGSVLLIYFMVKPTYGLAAARISALAMATVPVVAAVSRTNNIDSMLVFTLLLGSWFLFKGSKQGSAWRILVSFGFIGLAFNMKMLQAYMILPAFYLFYLLAFQAKWRRKIILLICSTAVLAVVSLSWAVTVDSIPEDERPYIGSSETNSVMELAFGYNGLSRLTGQQNTAGNAGMPNAAGQGNNRGNRGDSTSAPNQMGSGAPGTGQDVNAPDNDNMNGSNGMNAMGGMNGPNANFPNGQMPNDMEMPKGRNFGGNGGGGMGGMFGTGEKGPLRLFQTELSGQASWLLPVVLLGCIAIFAGLRRRNITNKHKEALFWLAWLIPVAAFFSVAGFFHQYYLIMLAPPIAALTGAGYVAMWKLYRERMGWQAWLLPVSVLLTTLFGWYIMQVYNDTIGAGWSISELIAGILVTVILVVMLHRTHRWKQGFIIAGFVVMLIGPIYWAFTPITYGGNSMIPAAGPTGSNGMFGGAGMGMPMGNGAGVTEMPSTGGRGGMGNRNEEVDTATLNYLKEHNTGETYLFATTDYNQAAPYIIDEKASVITLGGFSGSDPVYTTEELEQLVKSGQVKYFMVGGMGGRGGNSDISDWIKEHGTEIPSSEWQTGTDSGSTDSGAAGNRAGFGFGGQTTLYEVKL